In Paraburkholderia flava, one genomic interval encodes:
- a CDS encoding SDR family NAD(P)-dependent oxidoreductase, translating to MPNTSSQKTVLLIGASRGLGFAMVEEYLKRGYHVIATGRAASTDKLRQIAATSDGALEVETVDVAVPEQVADLRARLTGRRIDVLFVNAGVKNDDRETTADVSTDEFVRVMVTNALSPMRVIHTLQDLVPSTGTIGVMSSGQGSLTNATNGNFQVYRGSKAALNMFMRTYAASHAESPRTLLLMAPGWVQTDMGGSGARLTIEESIPNLVSTIEAHEGRAGLHYVDYLGQVVPW from the coding sequence ATGCCAAACACCTCTTCGCAGAAAACGGTTCTCCTCATCGGTGCATCGCGCGGCCTCGGCTTCGCGATGGTCGAGGAGTATCTGAAGCGCGGTTACCACGTCATCGCGACGGGACGAGCCGCATCCACCGACAAACTCCGCCAGATCGCTGCCACTTCCGACGGCGCACTCGAAGTAGAAACCGTCGACGTCGCGGTTCCCGAGCAGGTCGCGGACCTGCGTGCCCGTTTGACCGGTCGTCGCATCGACGTGCTGTTCGTAAACGCCGGCGTCAAGAACGACGACCGCGAAACGACAGCCGATGTATCGACCGACGAGTTCGTACGCGTGATGGTCACGAACGCGCTGAGTCCGATGCGCGTTATCCACACGCTGCAGGACCTCGTTCCTTCGACCGGCACGATCGGTGTGATGTCGTCGGGGCAGGGCAGCCTCACGAACGCGACTAACGGCAATTTTCAGGTCTATCGCGGCAGCAAGGCCGCGCTGAACATGTTCATGCGTACGTACGCGGCCAGCCACGCCGAGTCGCCGCGGACCTTGCTACTGATGGCACCCGGTTGGGTCCAGACGGACATGGGCGGCTCCGGCGCGCGTCTGACGATCGAAGAAAGCATTCCGAATCTGGTCAGCACGATCGAAGCGCATGAAGGGCGCGCCGGGCTGCATTACGTCGACTATCTCGGACAGGTCGTGCCCTGGTAA
- a CDS encoding lytic transglycosylase domain-containing protein — translation MIGINGSQSLNLDTSLGDPSQNASTQSIQFLEQLLQMIQFLLQQMQGSGDDSGGTPSVGGASSPGSSFPPAAASGAPMPSSQGPSGAPGATQPPQTLAATAPPTGQPATQPATQPPAGAAPSSGSSSVGDVTAAPGTDLTPAQVASKYSTQIAAASQATGVPPGILAGQIWQESKGIASTPGGGLMQLGPNEFQQYGGGNISDPGDNIMAGAKYMKALSTQFGGNMGAALRAYNSGPNGVDVNNLNSTPAGTGDPTYITKVMQAAQQSGLSTT, via the coding sequence ATGATCGGCATCAATGGAAGTCAGTCGTTAAATCTGGACACCAGTCTCGGTGATCCATCGCAGAACGCATCTACGCAGAGTATCCAGTTTCTCGAACAGCTGCTGCAGATGATCCAGTTCCTGCTGCAGCAGATGCAGGGCTCCGGCGATGACAGCGGCGGCACGCCGTCGGTCGGCGGTGCATCGTCACCGGGTTCGTCGTTCCCGCCGGCTGCCGCATCGGGCGCGCCGATGCCGTCGTCGCAGGGACCGTCGGGCGCACCAGGAGCGACGCAACCGCCGCAGACGCTCGCAGCGACTGCTCCGCCGACGGGTCAGCCGGCCACTCAGCCCGCTACGCAGCCGCCCGCAGGGGCCGCACCGTCTTCAGGCTCATCGTCGGTGGGTGATGTGACCGCTGCGCCGGGCACCGACCTGACACCGGCGCAAGTCGCGAGCAAATACAGCACGCAGATCGCAGCGGCCTCGCAGGCTACAGGCGTGCCGCCGGGCATTCTCGCCGGACAGATCTGGCAGGAGTCGAAGGGGATTGCGAGCACGCCTGGCGGCGGCCTGATGCAGCTCGGCCCGAACGAATTCCAGCAATACGGCGGCGGCAACATCTCGGACCCGGGCGACAACATCATGGCCGGCGCGAAATACATGAAGGCGCTGTCGACGCAATTCGGCGGCAACATGGGCGCTGCGCTGCGCGCATACAACTCCGGTCCGAACGGCGTCGACGTCAACAACCTGAACTCGACGCCCGCCGGCACCGGCGATCCGACCTACATCACGAAGGTGATGCAGGCCGCGCAGCAATCGGGTCTCTCTACGACGTGA
- a CDS encoding ABC transporter permease, with translation MQEQRNKVLTERIASRWVRLHTAVVLFFLIAPILAIIPLSFNSGAYFSYPLQGFSLHWYEQALTSPDWQRSLLNSIGIGAASTLIATCLGTLAALGLSRAQFPLRSLIMPIVISPMIVPIVVVAAGFYLIFAPLGLVNSYPGVVLAHAALGTPFVVITVTASLLSFDQSLLRAAAGLGATPWVTFKRVTLPLITPAVATGSVFAFATSFDEVIVILFIGGPDQKTVPRQMWSGIRDSIDPSILAVATMLIVFAVLLFASITWLRGRTAAASQALV, from the coding sequence ATGCAGGAACAACGCAACAAGGTGCTGACCGAACGCATCGCTTCGCGCTGGGTGCGATTGCACACGGCCGTCGTGCTGTTCTTTCTGATTGCGCCGATTCTCGCGATCATTCCGCTGTCGTTCAATTCAGGCGCGTATTTCTCGTATCCGTTGCAGGGCTTTTCGCTGCATTGGTACGAGCAGGCGTTGACGAGTCCGGACTGGCAGCGCTCGTTGTTGAACAGTATCGGTATCGGTGCTGCGTCGACGCTGATCGCGACGTGTCTCGGCACGCTCGCTGCGTTGGGCCTGAGCCGTGCGCAGTTTCCGCTGCGCTCGCTGATCATGCCGATCGTGATCTCGCCGATGATCGTGCCGATCGTCGTCGTCGCAGCGGGCTTCTATCTGATCTTCGCGCCGCTCGGGCTCGTGAACTCGTACCCCGGCGTCGTGCTTGCGCATGCGGCGCTTGGCACGCCGTTCGTCGTGATCACGGTGACCGCTTCGCTGCTGTCCTTCGATCAGAGTCTGTTGCGTGCGGCTGCCGGGCTCGGTGCAACGCCGTGGGTCACGTTCAAACGCGTGACGTTGCCGCTGATCACGCCCGCGGTCGCGACCGGCAGCGTGTTCGCGTTCGCGACGTCGTTCGACGAAGTGATCGTGATCCTGTTCATCGGCGGCCCGGATCAGAAGACCGTACCGCGACAGATGTGGAGCGGCATCCGCGACTCGATCGATCCGTCGATCCTCGCGGTCGCGACGATGCTGATCGTGTTCGCGGTGCTGCTGTTCGCGAGCATCACCTGGCTGCGCGGCCGCACGGCGGCGGCTAGCCAGGCGCTCGTTTAA
- a CDS encoding ABC transporter permease produces MPVSAHAAAQGSPTGALGRASYQKARRRASLQALLLALPLIVFLLSTFIAPIVLLLARSVQNHEVPDSMPALTHALRAWDGHGVPDERTFSLLASGLRSAQQNDQLGNVARRLNFAQAGFRSLFLRTARQLPTDAPPAWKPALIALDERWGDPETWRQLKRAATSPTPDYLLAAVDAQVTPQGSVASLPDNASVYRQAFLRTISISASVTLLCLLLGYPVAWLLANLPAKSSNRLMLFVIVPFWTSLLVRTTAWYVLLQPGGVINSALMSFGFITHPVPLVFNRVGVLIGMTHILLPYMILAIYSVMKGVSPVYVRAAQSLGAHPFTALVRIYIPQTLPGVGAGCFLVFVLALGYYITPALLGGAGDEMISQLIALQTNTQLNWGLAGALSAYLVIFTAIFYFVFNRLVGIDRLRFG; encoded by the coding sequence ATGCCCGTGTCGGCTCATGCCGCGGCCCAGGGCTCCCCCACGGGAGCCTTGGGCCGCGCGTCGTATCAGAAGGCGCGTCGTCGCGCGTCGTTGCAGGCGCTGCTGCTCGCGCTGCCGCTGATCGTATTTCTGCTGTCGACGTTCATCGCGCCGATCGTGTTACTGCTCGCGCGCAGCGTGCAGAACCACGAAGTGCCCGACAGCATGCCCGCGCTGACGCATGCGCTCCGCGCATGGGACGGCCACGGCGTGCCCGACGAACGCACGTTTTCGCTGCTCGCGTCGGGACTCAGGAGCGCGCAGCAAAACGACCAGCTCGGTAACGTCGCGCGGCGGCTGAATTTTGCGCAGGCCGGGTTTCGCAGCCTGTTTCTGCGTACCGCGCGTCAGTTGCCCACGGATGCGCCGCCCGCATGGAAGCCCGCGCTGATCGCACTCGACGAACGCTGGGGCGATCCGGAAACATGGCGTCAACTGAAACGCGCAGCTACTTCACCGACACCCGACTATCTGCTCGCCGCCGTCGATGCGCAGGTCACACCACAGGGCTCGGTCGCGTCGTTGCCGGACAACGCGTCGGTGTATCGACAGGCGTTTCTGCGCACGATCTCGATCAGTGCGTCGGTGACGCTGCTGTGTCTGCTGCTCGGTTATCCGGTCGCGTGGCTGCTCGCGAATCTGCCCGCAAAAAGCAGCAACCGGTTGATGCTGTTCGTGATCGTGCCGTTCTGGACATCGCTGCTCGTGCGCACGACTGCGTGGTACGTGCTGCTGCAACCGGGCGGTGTGATCAACAGCGCGCTGATGAGCTTCGGCTTCATCACGCATCCGGTGCCGCTCGTGTTCAATCGCGTGGGCGTGTTGATCGGCATGACGCACATACTGCTGCCTTACATGATTCTCGCGATCTATTCGGTGATGAAGGGCGTGTCGCCGGTGTACGTGCGCGCGGCGCAATCGCTCGGTGCGCATCCGTTTACCGCGCTGGTTCGCATATACATTCCGCAGACGCTGCCGGGTGTCGGCGCAGGCTGCTTTCTCGTCTTCGTGCTCGCGCTCGGCTACTACATCACGCCCGCGCTGCTCGGCGGCGCAGGCGACGAAATGATCAGCCAGCTGATCGCGCTGCAGACGAACACGCAACTCAACTGGGGACTCGCCGGTGCATTGTCGGCGTACCTCGTGATCTTCACGGCGATTTTCTATTTCGTGTTCAACCGGCTGGTCGGCATCGACCGGTTGCGGTTCGGTTAA
- a CDS encoding ABC transporter substrate-binding protein, translating into MRTLIQAQCAVIATLAFATVTVQAAETLSVVTFGGAYEAAAKKAYFEPFTAATGIGFSTESYDGGLAKLSAMEQANNTTWDLIDLETNDAITACDEGLLKKFDRKSIGKTSDFIPGSISDCAVASMVWSTVYAYDASKLKTAPTTVNDFFDLQKFPGKRGLRKSPKVTMEWALIADGVDPKDVYKVLGTPAGVDRAFKKLDTIKKNIVWWEAGAQAPQLLADGAVVMTQAYNGRIDDAAKKDNKPFKTVWDAQIYDYDWWGIPTGAKHADAAAKFIVSASQPKAYADLSKYIAYAPPRKDAIALVDKQRLADLPTAPANFKRALQINANFWADNADQINKRFQVWLTQ; encoded by the coding sequence ATGCGCACTCTCATTCAAGCACAATGCGCGGTAATCGCCACACTCGCGTTCGCCACCGTGACCGTTCAGGCCGCGGAGACGCTTTCCGTCGTGACGTTTGGCGGCGCGTACGAAGCGGCCGCGAAGAAAGCGTACTTCGAGCCGTTCACGGCGGCGACCGGCATCGGCTTCTCGACCGAATCGTACGACGGCGGCCTCGCGAAACTCTCCGCGATGGAACAGGCGAACAACACTACGTGGGACCTGATCGACCTCGAAACGAACGATGCGATCACTGCATGCGACGAAGGCCTGCTGAAGAAGTTCGACAGGAAGTCGATCGGCAAGACGAGCGATTTCATTCCCGGTTCGATCAGCGATTGCGCGGTCGCGAGCATGGTGTGGTCGACGGTCTACGCATACGACGCGAGCAAGCTGAAAACCGCGCCGACCACCGTGAACGACTTCTTCGATCTGCAGAAATTCCCCGGCAAGCGCGGTCTGCGCAAGTCGCCGAAGGTCACGATGGAATGGGCGCTGATCGCCGACGGCGTCGATCCGAAGGATGTGTACAAGGTGCTCGGCACGCCGGCCGGCGTTGATCGCGCGTTCAAGAAACTCGACACGATCAAGAAGAACATCGTGTGGTGGGAAGCCGGTGCGCAGGCGCCGCAGTTGCTCGCGGACGGTGCGGTCGTGATGACGCAGGCGTACAACGGCCGCATCGACGACGCCGCGAAGAAGGACAACAAGCCGTTCAAGACGGTGTGGGACGCGCAGATCTACGACTACGACTGGTGGGGCATCCCAACCGGCGCGAAGCACGCGGATGCAGCGGCGAAGTTCATCGTGTCGGCATCGCAGCCGAAAGCGTACGCGGACCTGTCGAAGTACATCGCGTATGCACCGCCGCGCAAGGATGCGATCGCGCTCGTCGATAAACAGCGTCTCGCCGATCTGCCGACCGCACCCGCCAACTTCAAGCGCGCGCTGCAGATCAACGCGAACTTCTGGGCCGACAACGCGGACCAGATCAACAAGCGCTTCCAGGTGTGGCTGACGCAGTAA
- a CDS encoding ABC transporter ATP-binding protein produces MSNLSYISFSGVSKSYDGEHYVVDDLSLDVHKGEFLSLLGPSGSGKTTTLMMLAGFESPTHGEIRLDGRRLDDKPPHQRDIGMVFQNYALFPHLTIAENVAFPLSVRHVSRAEQKARVKRALEMIELPHLANRRPSQLSGGQQQRVALARALVFEPSVVLMDEPLGALDKRLRETMQYEIMRLHRELSLTIVYVTHDQAEALTMSDRVAVFSDGRIQQAATPSELYENAQNAFVANFVGENNGLTGRVVDVIDDIATLVLADGSAIRGRCERGLHAGDDAMLALRPERAHIAGPDGAHIDDENNVVRAQVDELVYCGDHHRVHLTLGSRDGIVVKVPNTQRHALPSPGSTIDIAWRHDDCKILAADPRQIQPPPLSSSTTTPATAGAN; encoded by the coding sequence ATGTCAAACCTCTCCTACATCTCGTTCTCGGGCGTGAGCAAATCGTATGACGGCGAGCACTACGTCGTCGACGATCTGAGTCTCGACGTGCACAAGGGCGAATTCCTGTCGCTGCTCGGACCGTCGGGTTCGGGCAAGACGACCACGCTGATGATGCTCGCGGGTTTCGAATCGCCGACGCACGGCGAGATCCGTCTCGATGGAAGACGGCTCGACGACAAGCCACCGCATCAGCGCGACATCGGCATGGTGTTCCAGAACTATGCGCTGTTCCCGCATCTGACGATCGCGGAGAACGTCGCGTTTCCGCTGTCGGTGCGACACGTGAGCCGCGCCGAACAGAAAGCGCGCGTGAAGCGCGCGCTCGAGATGATCGAACTGCCGCATCTGGCGAACCGCCGTCCGTCGCAGCTATCGGGCGGACAGCAGCAGCGCGTCGCACTTGCACGCGCACTCGTGTTCGAACCGAGCGTCGTACTGATGGACGAACCGCTCGGCGCGCTCGACAAACGTCTGCGCGAAACGATGCAATACGAAATCATGCGGCTGCATCGCGAGCTGTCGCTGACGATCGTCTACGTGACGCACGATCAGGCCGAAGCACTGACGATGTCGGACCGCGTCGCGGTGTTTTCCGACGGACGCATCCAGCAGGCTGCGACGCCGAGCGAACTCTACGAGAACGCGCAGAACGCATTCGTCGCGAACTTCGTCGGCGAGAACAACGGGCTAACGGGACGTGTAGTCGACGTGATCGACGATATTGCGACGCTCGTGCTCGCGGACGGCAGCGCGATTCGCGGCCGCTGCGAACGCGGCCTGCACGCGGGCGACGACGCGATGCTCGCGCTGCGCCCCGAGCGCGCACATATCGCCGGCCCGGACGGCGCACACATCGACGATGAGAACAACGTAGTGCGCGCGCAGGTCGACGAGCTCGTGTACTGCGGCGACCATCATCGCGTACATCTGACGCTTGGTTCACGCGACGGCATCGTCGTGAAGGTGCCGAACACGCAGCGTCACGCGCTGCCGTCACCAGGCAGCACGATCGACATCGCGTGGCGGCACGACGACTGCAAGATCCTCGCGGCCGATCCACGACAGATACAACCACCACCGCTGTCCTCTTCCACCACCACGCCCGCTACAGCAGGAGCCAACTAA
- a CDS encoding SRPBCC family protein, translating to MADPARTITVHALVDALRTGCERPFGDARSMPPCVYTSPEFLSLEERNIFAREWQCVGRASTLKEPGDYLTARIVNQPIVVIRNEKMQLRAMSNVCLHRMSVLLEGRGNVRRIVCPYHAWNYSLDGELAGAPLMDRQAGFSKENYRLPAVRCEEWQGWLYVTLDENAQPVHTQLAQLNELIDAYGMTDYVETFHEEHVWDTNWKILAENFMESYHLPMLHRATVGPHSRLEEMECPPGYPAFNYHWITKEASLPIGNAHPDNTRLTGHWRKTTALLAIYPTHLITLTPGYFWYLVLQPQGVDQVHIRFGGGLSPEFIADPEAATHMATLKKLLDEVNAEDRRGVEAVFRGVHAPLAKPGHLSHLEQPNYDFARYLADKVDTQ from the coding sequence ATGGCTGACCCGGCACGAACGATCACAGTCCATGCACTCGTCGACGCGTTGCGAACGGGCTGCGAACGGCCATTCGGCGACGCACGCTCGATGCCGCCGTGCGTGTACACGTCGCCCGAATTCCTGTCGCTCGAAGAGCGCAACATCTTCGCGCGCGAATGGCAATGCGTCGGCCGTGCGAGCACGCTGAAGGAACCCGGCGACTATCTGACCGCACGCATCGTCAATCAACCGATCGTCGTGATCCGCAACGAGAAGATGCAACTGCGCGCGATGTCGAACGTGTGCCTGCACCGGATGTCGGTGCTGCTCGAAGGACGCGGCAACGTGCGTCGCATCGTATGTCCGTATCACGCGTGGAATTACTCGCTCGACGGCGAACTCGCCGGTGCGCCGCTGATGGACCGGCAAGCGGGATTCAGCAAGGAAAACTATCGTCTGCCCGCCGTGCGCTGCGAAGAATGGCAGGGATGGCTGTACGTGACACTCGATGAAAACGCGCAGCCCGTTCACACACAGCTCGCGCAGTTGAATGAACTGATCGACGCCTACGGGATGACCGATTACGTCGAGACTTTCCACGAAGAACACGTGTGGGACACCAACTGGAAGATCCTCGCGGAAAACTTCATGGAGAGTTATCACCTGCCGATGCTGCATCGCGCGACGGTAGGCCCGCATTCTCGGCTCGAAGAGATGGAGTGCCCGCCGGGTTACCCCGCGTTCAACTATCACTGGATCACGAAGGAAGCGTCGCTGCCGATCGGCAATGCGCATCCCGACAACACGCGGCTCACGGGACACTGGCGCAAGACCACGGCGTTGCTCGCGATCTACCCGACGCATCTGATCACACTAACGCCCGGCTATTTCTGGTACCTGGTGCTGCAGCCGCAGGGCGTGGATCAAGTGCACATCCGTTTCGGCGGCGGACTTTCTCCGGAATTCATCGCTGACCCCGAGGCCGCGACGCATATGGCAACGCTAAAAAAACTGCTCGACGAAGTGAACGCGGAAGACCGGCGCGGCGTGGAAGCAGTGTTTCGCGGCGTGCATGCGCCGCTCGCGAAGCCCGGTCATTTGAGCCATCTCGAACAGCCTAACTACGATTTCGCCCGCTACCTCGCGGACAAAGTCGACACGCAGTGA
- a CDS encoding LysR family transcriptional regulator — protein MENHPLRYSLRQLRYFVVTAETLSFTAAAKRLHISQPSISTALADLEVSFGVQLFIRHHASGLSLTQAGRDLLGQARNLLKTAEELQATAKEMDGGMTGAITLGCMVSLAPPLMPGLISRFTREHAGISFRTVEAHQDGLLKGLHDGSLDIVLTYSLDLTDDIAFTPLLPLPPYAILPATHRLARARKVSLEDLLTEPYVMLDLPHSREYFASLFDVVGGRPAPAFRSSQPEVVRGMVANGLGYSILNFPLKSTRTVDGEDFVIKRFKDNVKATTLGIAQSRTMKPRQVVHRFASFCETYIRKLHVNP, from the coding sequence ATGGAAAATCACCCGCTGCGCTACTCATTGCGTCAGTTGCGCTACTTCGTCGTGACGGCGGAAACGCTGTCGTTCACCGCAGCCGCCAAACGGCTGCACATCTCGCAGCCGTCGATCTCGACCGCGCTCGCGGACCTCGAAGTGTCGTTCGGCGTGCAGCTGTTTATCCGCCATCACGCGAGCGGTCTGTCGTTGACGCAGGCGGGACGCGATCTGCTCGGCCAGGCGCGCAATCTGCTGAAAACCGCCGAAGAACTGCAGGCCACAGCGAAGGAAATGGACGGCGGCATGACCGGTGCGATCACGCTCGGCTGCATGGTGTCGCTTGCGCCGCCGTTGATGCCTGGGCTCATCAGCCGCTTCACGCGCGAACACGCGGGCATTTCGTTTCGCACCGTCGAAGCGCATCAGGACGGTCTGCTGAAAGGACTGCACGACGGTTCGCTCGATATCGTGCTGACCTACAGCCTCGATCTGACCGACGACATCGCGTTCACGCCGCTGCTTCCGCTACCGCCGTACGCGATCCTGCCGGCGACGCATCGTCTCGCGCGGGCGCGCAAGGTGTCGCTCGAAGACCTGCTGACCGAGCCCTACGTGATGCTCGATCTGCCGCATAGCCGCGAGTATTTCGCGTCGTTGTTCGATGTGGTCGGCGGCCGGCCTGCGCCCGCTTTTCGTTCGTCGCAACCGGAAGTCGTGCGAGGCATGGTCGCGAACGGTCTCGGCTACAGCATCCTCAACTTCCCGCTCAAATCGACCCGCACCGTGGATGGCGAAGACTTCGTCATTAAGCGTTTCAAGGACAACGTCAAGGCGACGACGCTCGGTATCGCACAGTCGCGCACGATGAAACCGCGTCAAGTGGTGCATCGGTTCGCATCGTTCTGCGAGACCTACATCCGCAAGCTGCACGTTAACCCGTAA
- a CDS encoding flavin-containing monooxygenase, translated as MSVEATSIDTVVVGAGQAGVAMSEHLSRLGVPHLVLERDRIAERWRTGRWDSLVANGPAWHDRFPNLEFANVDPDAFASKDQVADYFVAYAQKFDAPIRTGVEVTKVVRNRGRQGFTIDTSEGTIEANRVVVATGPFQRPLIPSVAPQDARLTQIHSADYRNPAQLPAGAVLVVGAGSSGVQIADELHRSGRPVYLSVGPHNRPPRGYRGRDFCWWLGVLGEWDAEVMQPGKEHVTIAVSGARGGHTVDFRRLAHQGITLVGLTRSFDDGIATFQPDLAENIAAGDENYLSLLDAADAYAVRNGLDLPEDPDARTIPADPECLTHPLLELDLAAAGVTSIVWATGYAVDFNWLQVDAFDANGKPKHQRGVSKEPGVYFLGLPWLSRRGSAFIWGVWHDAKHVADHIATQRKYLAQYDGSQRHAAMPHDANAADASLSA; from the coding sequence ATGTCAGTGGAAGCAACGTCAATCGACACGGTCGTCGTCGGCGCCGGTCAGGCCGGCGTCGCGATGAGCGAACATCTGAGCCGGCTTGGCGTCCCGCATCTCGTGCTGGAGCGCGACCGGATCGCGGAACGCTGGCGCACGGGCCGCTGGGATTCGCTGGTCGCGAACGGGCCTGCATGGCACGACCGTTTCCCGAATCTCGAGTTTGCCAACGTCGATCCGGATGCGTTCGCCTCGAAGGATCAGGTCGCGGATTACTTCGTCGCCTACGCGCAGAAGTTCGACGCGCCGATCCGCACCGGCGTCGAAGTGACGAAAGTCGTGCGTAATAGGGGCCGGCAGGGCTTCACGATCGATACGTCGGAAGGCACGATCGAAGCCAACCGTGTGGTGGTCGCGACCGGGCCATTCCAGCGTCCGCTGATTCCGTCGGTTGCGCCGCAAGACGCGCGGCTCACGCAGATTCATTCCGCCGATTACCGCAACCCCGCGCAATTGCCGGCGGGGGCGGTGCTCGTGGTGGGCGCGGGTTCGTCGGGCGTACAGATCGCCGATGAACTGCATCGTTCGGGCAGGCCGGTGTACCTGTCGGTGGGGCCGCACAACCGTCCGCCGCGCGGGTATCGCGGACGCGATTTCTGCTGGTGGCTCGGGGTGCTCGGCGAGTGGGATGCGGAAGTCATGCAGCCGGGCAAGGAGCACGTAACGATTGCAGTGAGCGGTGCGCGCGGCGGCCATACGGTGGACTTCCGGCGACTCGCGCATCAAGGAATCACGCTCGTCGGGCTGACCCGTTCGTTCGACGACGGCATCGCGACATTCCAGCCCGATCTCGCGGAAAACATCGCGGCCGGCGACGAAAACTACCTGTCGCTGCTGGACGCTGCCGATGCATACGCGGTACGCAACGGTCTCGATCTTCCCGAAGACCCGGATGCGCGCACGATTCCCGCCGACCCGGAGTGTCTGACGCATCCACTGCTCGAACTCGATCTCGCCGCAGCAGGCGTGACGTCGATCGTCTGGGCCACCGGTTATGCAGTCGATTTCAACTGGCTGCAGGTCGATGCGTTCGACGCCAACGGTAAGCCGAAACATCAGCGCGGCGTGTCGAAAGAGCCGGGCGTGTATTTCCTCGGGTTGCCGTGGTTGTCGCGACGCGGCTCTGCATTTATCTGGGGCGTGTGGCACGACGCGAAGCACGTCGCCGATCACATCGCCACGCAGCGCAAATATCTCGCGCAATACGACGGATCGCAGCGTCATGCAGCAATGCCGCACGACGCAAACGCGGCCGACGCATCGCTATCGGCGTGA
- a CDS encoding RidA family protein: protein MSQPTHTRIRMFNTKDTYPNQSLDNDLCQAVRAGNTVYVRGQIGTDFDGNLVGLGDPRAQAEQAMKNIKQLLEEAGSDLTHIVKTTTYLIDIRYREPVYQEVGKWLKGVFPISTGLVVTALGQPQWLVEIDVIAVIPDGWTPPQG, encoded by the coding sequence ATGAGCCAACCCACGCACACCCGTATCCGCATGTTCAACACGAAGGATACGTACCCGAACCAGTCGCTCGACAACGATCTTTGCCAGGCGGTGCGCGCCGGCAATACCGTCTACGTGCGCGGCCAGATCGGTACGGATTTCGACGGCAATCTGGTCGGCCTCGGCGATCCGCGGGCGCAGGCCGAGCAGGCGATGAAGAACATCAAGCAGCTGCTCGAAGAAGCGGGTAGCGACCTGACCCACATCGTCAAGACGACGACATATCTGATCGACATCCGCTATCGTGAGCCGGTGTATCAGGAAGTCGGCAAGTGGCTCAAGGGCGTGTTTCCGATTTCGACGGGCCTCGTTGTGACCGCGCTCGGTCAGCCGCAATGGCTGGTGGAAATCGACGTGATCGCCGTGATTCCCGATGGCTGGACCCCGCCGCAAGGCTGA
- a CDS encoding DUF1028 domain-containing protein, giving the protein MTFSIVGRCAETGQLGIAISSSSIAVGARCPWVRAGVGAVATQNVTLPALGPQILDSLEHAQLDPAAALEQALGANAWSEYRQVTVIDSRGRTAFFSGSEALGTYHAVAGAQCVAAGNMLAGTHVIDAMVPAFANASGALADRLLAAMHAAMAAGGEAGPVHSAALKIVGDPSWPIVDLRVDWADDDPLGKLHDLWTAYKPQMQDYVTRALNPTAAPSYGVPGDE; this is encoded by the coding sequence ATGACATTCTCGATCGTCGGACGTTGCGCGGAAACCGGGCAACTGGGCATCGCGATCAGTTCTTCGAGCATCGCGGTGGGTGCGCGCTGTCCGTGGGTGCGTGCAGGCGTCGGTGCAGTGGCGACGCAGAACGTCACGCTGCCCGCACTCGGCCCGCAGATTCTCGACTCGCTCGAACATGCGCAACTCGATCCCGCCGCTGCACTGGAGCAGGCGCTCGGTGCGAATGCGTGGAGCGAATATCGACAGGTGACCGTGATCGATTCGCGCGGACGCACCGCGTTTTTCAGCGGCAGTGAAGCGCTCGGCACGTATCACGCAGTGGCCGGTGCGCAATGCGTCGCGGCCGGCAACATGCTCGCGGGTACGCACGTGATCGACGCGATGGTGCCGGCGTTCGCGAACGCATCCGGTGCGTTGGCCGATCGCCTGCTCGCTGCGATGCATGCGGCGATGGCCGCAGGTGGCGAAGCGGGGCCCGTGCATTCGGCGGCGCTGAAGATCGTCGGCGATCCGAGCTGGCCGATCGTCGATCTGCGAGTAGATTGGGCCGACGACGATCCGCTCGGCAAGCTGCACGATCTGTGGACCGCATATAAGCCGCAGATGCAGGACTACGTGACGCGCGCATTGAATCCGACCGCTGCGCCAAGTTACGGAGTGCCGGGCGATGAATGA